A window of the Vigna angularis cultivar LongXiaoDou No.4 chromosome 3, ASM1680809v1, whole genome shotgun sequence genome harbors these coding sequences:
- the LOC108325987 gene encoding inositol transporter 1, whose product MTITTITHSIPGSSGYLDIYPERKVSAFKNPYIVGLTAVASIGGLLFGYDTGVISGALLYIKDDFEAVRHSNFLQETIVSMALAGAIVGAAAGGWINDAYGRKKATVIADVIFTLGAIVMAAAPDPYVLILGRLFIGLGVGIASVTAPVYIAELSPSEIRGALVSTNVLMITGGQFLSYLINLAFTQVPGTWRWMLGVSGVPAVIQFFLMLLLPESPRWLFIKNRKEEAITVLSKIYDFARLEDEVNLRTTQSERDHQRGDNIRYRDVFKSKEIRLALLAGAGLQAFQQFTGINTVMYYSPTIVQMAGFHSNELALLLSLIVAAMNAAGTVLGIYLIDHAGRRKLALFSLGGVIASLIILALSFINQSSGSGLYGWLAVIGLALYIGFFSPGMGTVPWTVNSEVYPEEYRGTCGGMSATVNWVSNLIVAQSFLSVAAAVGTGPTFLIIAIIAVFAFVFVFVYVPETKGLTFDEVELLWKQRAWGNNPEYAQNLLQNANHS is encoded by the exons ATGACCATCACGACTATAACCCATTCCATTCCGGGAAGCTCAGGGTATCTGGACATATACCCAGAGAGGAAAGTCTCCGCCTTTAAAAACCCTTACATTGTAGGACTCACTGCTGTCGCTAGCATTGGTGGATTACTCTTTGGCTACGACACAG GAGTTATATCAGGGGCCCTTCTCTATATTAAAGATGATTTTGAGGCCGTCAGACATAGCAATTTTCTCCAG GAAACAATTGTCAGCATGGCACTGGCGGGTGCGATTGTTGGGGCAGCAGCAGGTGGTTGGATTAATGATGCTTATGGAAGAAAGAAGGCAACTGTCATTGCAGATGTTATCTTTACTCTGGGAGCAATTGTCATGGCTGCTGCTCCGGATCCTTATGTTCTCATACTTGGCCGTCTTTTTATTGGTTTAGGAGTCGGTATAGCTTCTGTTACTGCTCCTGTTTATATTGCAGAATTGTCACCTTCAGAAATAAGGGGAGCATTAGTAAGCACAAATGTGCTCATGATAACTGGTGGACAGTTTCTTTCCTATCTCATAAATCTTGCTTTTACACAG GTCCCAGGAACGTGGCGGTGGATGTTGGGGGTTTCAGGTGTGCCAGCAGTAATTCAGTTTTTCCTCATGCTCTTACTGCCTGAGTCCCCCAGATGGCTCTTTATAAAG AATAGGAAAGAGGAAGCCATTACCGTGCTATCTAAGATCTATGACTTTGCTCGTTTAGAGGATGAAGTTAATTTACGTACTACTCAATCGGAGAGAGACCACCAAAGAGGTGATAATATCAGATATCGGGATGTTTTCAAATCAAAAGAAATTAGACTAGCATTACTTGCTGGAGCCGGATTGCAG GCATTTCAGCAATTCACAGGCATCAACACAGTGATGTACTACAGCCCAACAATTGTCCAAATGGCCGGCTTTCACTCTAACGAGTTGGCTCTTCTCCTCTCTCTCATAGTTGCTGCCATGAATGCGGCCGGAACAGTTCTTGGCATTTACCTTATAGACCATGCAGGGCGGAGAAAATTGGCCCTGTTTAGCTTGGGAGGGGTAATAGCATCTCTGATCATCTTGGCCTTGTCATTCATTAACCAATCATCTGGAAGTGGTTTGTATGGGTGGCTTGCAGTTATAGGTTTGGCTCTATACATTGGTTTCTTCTCCCCAGGGATGGGAACTGTGCCTTGGACTGTTAACTCAGAAGTGTACCCTGAAGAATACCGAGGGACATGTGGAGGCATGTCTGCCACTGTGAATTGGGTCTCAAATCTCATTGTGGCACAGTCATTTCTGTCGGTTGCTGCAGCTGTAGGCACCGGTCCCACTTTCTTAATTATTGCTATTATTGCTGTGTTTGcctttgtgtttgtgtttgtctATGTTCCTGAAACCAAGGGGTTGACGTTTGATGAAGTGGAGCTGTTATGGAAGCAGAGAGCTTGGGGCAACAACCCTGAATATGCTCAAAACCTTCTTCAGAATGCAAATCATTCCTAG